Part of the Diceros bicornis minor isolate mBicDic1 chromosome 17, mDicBic1.mat.cur, whole genome shotgun sequence genome is shown below.
taaagtctttgtctagtaaggcCAACACCAGGGTCTTCTCAGTGACAGCTTCTACTGATTgcttttttcctgtgtatgggccacacttttctgtttcattgtgtgtcttgtaattttttgttaaaaactaaacattttaaataatataatgtggcaacAGTGAAAATCAGAAATCCCTAGaatgggttttgttgttgttgctgtttgtttagtgactgtgCTGGACTAATTCTGCAAAGTCTGTATTCCCCGTagtgtgtggccactgaagtttCTGTTTGGTTAGCTTATGTGTCAGCTAATGATTGGTCAGAGATTTCTTAAAATGGCTTGAACCAGTAAGTCTGCTAGTCTTTGCTGAGGGCTCTGTGTGTCTGTTGTGGCACACCTTCAAGGCTTAGGTGGTTTATGATACTTTTAGCCTTCATTTCTTGCTTTTTCAGCCAGAGGTAAGAGATTGGGGCCCTCTCAGGTGTTACCTGGGCATGCAAATGGCCTTCTAGATCACCAGGAATATGTCAGAGCTTCTAAAAGTCCcctatggacatctcattccccagaTCTCTTTTAAGTTTTTGGCTAGGCTCTTTTTTGCCCCAGCTGGTATTGCAGCCTGAGGTAACCGTGATATTAACTGTCACTGGTTGTTTTCCACAAATGCCCTGAGAAGAGGGCTTTGAGCTCTGAGTCTGGTCAAATAATGACAGTCTCCTTCAAATGAGGCTTTTCCACAAAGCTGTAAgacataaaataatgaaaatgctcTTGTGATGAGACTTTTTGAGGAGCTGTGGTCCCAGTCTGCTCGCTCTGGCAGTTGTAAGGTTTCTGGTTTTCAGGGCTACCACagagtgaggaaggaggaaatgggaacaGGCCAAGTTGAAGAAGGCTCAAATTTTGCTCTTCTTACTTAGGTTTTGCAgtttttttgaataaatattccttagatttttataaacttttggttaatttccagagtcctgaaaaaattgattttgacaatttcTGCCAgcattttcattgcttttatggaggaatAGATTTAGGGAGACCCTCACTCTACCATTCCAGTTGTATTCTCACCTTCCTTTAGCTTTCCATAGCAGTTTGTACACCTTAGggaatttttcttattcttctttgaATTATGATTATAGTCATCTCTCAGTATTCACAAGGCATTAGTTCTGGggcaccctccccaccccacgaATACCAAAATCCACATATGCTGAAGTTCCTTATAGAATATGGCATAGTATTGcgtataacctatgcacatcctcccgtatactttatttttttaattaattaattaattttttttccctttttctccccaaagccccagtagctagttgtatgtcatagttgcacatctttctagttgctctatgtgggacgccgcctcagcatggctggacaagcggtgcgcgcctgggatctgaacccgggccaccagcagcggagcacgcgcacttaactgctaagccacggggccggccccctcccgtatactttaaatcatctctagatgacTTATAATATCTAATgcaatgtaaatagttgttatactgttttgtttaggaaataatgagaagaaaaaaaggtcTGTACATGTTTAGTACAGGCGCAACCATTGTAGGTGTTTCGGTCCGACAGTTGACTCTGTGGCTGTGGAGCACGCGGATATGGAGGGCTGACTGTACATGGACACTGGTCCTCCATTAGAATATAGGTTTCCTGGGGACAGGAACTTTCTCTGGCATGCAcaatgccttgcacacagcaggcGTTAATTAAATTATGGGTTGGGCAAGTATCCCTATATTTCTTAGGTGAATTGGGACTCTTGGTTCTGTTACGGTCAGACAAGAGAATGTCTTCACATGGCAAGGTGATCCAACTTGTTTTACGTCCAGTGTTGGCTCTGTGGCAGGCAGCCTTCTGTAAATAATTCCCTGGGGACAGCGTCAGTTCAGCCCTGCTGCTAGCCTGTTTGTCTCTAAGTTTTGGGATTATTTTAGAATATGGATTAACTAATCTATTTAACTAATATATAATGTtcacctgttatgtgccaggtattgtgctGTTGCTGTAGATAAGGGAGAAGGCTGATAGAGTCTTTACCTCCATGGAGCTTACAATTTAAAGGAGAGATGggccaaaacaaaaataaaacaaaacaaaataaaacccaaaaataTTAAGTACAAATTGCGATAAGTatcatgaaggaaataaaatggtgTTCAGATAGCAGATATGAatatttagtacatttacaataaCCACcttttcttgaaatgtctttgcaTTTTGCCAGACATCTGGCCTTTTGTAAAATAGTCCTCagtgtgtttttcattttctgtgtctTCCTAGGTTTCTTTTGAACAACACAAATTGATTTATATCTGTACACAACACTTTTAGCCTTACATTTACTTATATAACATATGTAGGAATCACTGCTTAATTCCTGCCTCCTCTTAGCTAACACCATCTCATACTGAGATGGTCTTTTCCCTTCTTGTTCTCCTAGACACCTTTGGGGAAGAACTGGGTCAGATATGAGTGTTGGGAAACTGGTCAATTTTTAGGGAggtgaataaagaaaatacataaaggcacagagaagtgaatGACTAGAGGGGTCAATTAGAGTATTGGCTTGGCATAGACATAGGAGAGAATCCACTGCTGACTATTAGTTTTATCTAGCTGGGTCCCCCAGTGAGGACCAGTAGGGGTGGGTGGCAGGTCAGAGGACAGAAAACTTATGTGATACAGTGGAACTGGATTTTAAGTTTTAAGAGGAGTTTTCAAAAATCAACACCaagcttatttttcatttttagcacCTAACGTCTAGTAGAAACTTAGCTTGAAAAGAGGGGGAAGGCTAGGAAAAGACAGAGTGATGAGTGCTTACGTGCATCTAGGTGGCGAGGGCACATGTTCATGAGAAGTGTCCCTGGCGACCTCACTAACTCGGCTGTTACTTTTCTCTTTGGCCAGTGTTTGTCCAGCATGATGCTGTTCAACTCTACCTCACAGTCTGGAACCTAATTAAGGACCAAATCACTGATGTGAACTTGGTAAGATCCTAGAACTTGAGAACTCAGAAGTTTAAGATGCTGCTCATTTAACTCATTCAGCTTTCTTTAATGTAATGTGtagagaggattaaaagagaaaatccacATAAAATGTTTATCACAATTCCATAATAGTACCACTGTtattatttttcacctttttgaGTAGAGCAAAGAGCGTTAGTGGCTGCCATTTTTGGAACTTCTGTCTAGTGGCTTCAACTTCTGGGAGTTGGCCTGACCTGTTTATTCCTGGCTTTGTCCCCTTCTAACCTCTCCGCTCCTCTCTCTTGCAGGTGGAGAGGCTACAGGCCCTGTATACGATCCGGGTGAGGGAGTCCTTGGTTTGCCTCGAATGTACTGTGGAGAGCAGCAGAAACAGTAGCATGCTgaccctcccccttcctcttttcgaTATGGACTCAAAGCCCCTGAAAACACTGGTGAGGGATTTCTCTTGGTGAATTTGCTGTTCGCCCACAACCCAATGTTGCCAATGTCCTCTTGCTTCTTTAATCCACCCTtgggtttaaaaaaatcatttctattcCCTTTGCATGGCTCTGGCTAAGTTCTCCTTTGatttggcaaaaaaaagaaaaaaaaagttttttctccTACTTTCCCTTTCCTCACACTGCTCCCTTAACAAGCGTCCCTCCTGTTTTTTCCCTGCGATCAGTAGGTACTTTTTGAGATCCTGCCATATGCACCACGTTAATGGGGACATGGAGATAACCAGAAGAAAGACTTAAATCACCATCTGCAGGGCGAGGGGTTGTGCTCTAGAGGGGAAATACCAACCCTGCTCTTGTTCTCCTGGGACAGGAGGATGCACTTCGCTGTTTCTTCCAGCCCAGGGAGTTATCAGACAAAAGCAAGTTCTTCTGTGAAAACTGTGAGAAGAAGACCTGTAGGAAACAGGTACTCACTCCCTGAAACCCGATACTTCCCTAGTCTGGGGTTGCCCCAAGTGGATTTCCTGAGAGTCTTCACGCAGTCCCCGAGGGCACCTCATGATGAGTGAGGGAGGGAGTCCATATCAGGCTAGTATCTGGGATCCTGGGGCTTCAGAGCTGTGGGTGTGCTCATCACTGAGAGGGACCGAGCCTTTGAAGGACAAGAGGAGAAGGTCCAAGAGCAGCGGGCAGAGTTTTTCCCTCAGGGCTAGACTAGCTCCCTAGAGCAGACTCCGTAGTTCCCCTGGGTTCCAGCACCTGTGTAGAACCCTGGGGCTGCTTACGCCTTCTGTGGGAGAGCTCAACAGATTCAGCAAACGGGAGCCCTAAACTCTGTATTGTATCTTTCTGCTCCCCTCTTTTTGGGAAGAAGAACATACCATCAGCCCTGGTATTTCTTTGAATGTACCCATGTCAGGTGCCTTAAGACTTCATCTCCGTAGGGATTTTGCTTTTTCAGGTCTTGCAGCTGACCCATTTGCCCCAGACCTTGACAGTCCACCTCATGCGGTTCTCCATCAGGAATATGCGGACAGAAAAAATCTGCCACTCACTGTATTTCCCCCAGAGCTTGGATTTAAATCAGGTCCTTCTGACTGAGCGAGATGCCTGTGATGCTGAGGCACAGGTGAGGTGCTCCTCCCCTCTCTTCCATCTTCCGTCTCTCGGACACCACGTCTGTTCGATTTTGTCTCCCCTTCCCCTGAGCTGCTTGAAGTCACCCACTCATCAGAGATG
Proteins encoded:
- the USP18 gene encoding ubl carboxyl-terminal hydrolase 18 isoform X2; protein product: MRKKREQPRERFHAWDCPHGLVGLHNIGQTCCLNSLIQVLIMNVGFTKILKRITVPRGVEEQRRSVPFQLLLLLEKMQDGRQKAIRPMELACCLQKYNVPLFVQHDAVQLYLTVWNLIKDQITDVNLVERLQALYTIRVRESLVCLECTVESSRNSSMLTLPLPLFDMDSKPLKTLEDALRCFFQPRELSDKSKFFCENCEKKTCRKQVLQLTHLPQTLTVHLMRFSIRNMRTEKICHSLYFPQSLDLNQVLLTERDACDAEAQVSWEDIQCTYGNHNYRWGEIAYLLVYMKIES